ACCCTATTGACAGCGAAGGAGACCGCTGTTGAGCGGTCCCCTTCTGTGTAAGTAGCCTGTGTTCTTGAGACTGCCTAAAAGGTCGTCACCATAGCACATCAGCCTCCTTACGAGACTTATTATGCGCATCAAACTGATTTATATGCAGGTTGAATGATGTGCGGTAAAGACCTTAACTGAGCCCCACATGCTTGATCAGCAGAAGTGAAACGTAAAACACCGCAACACCGAATACAGTTGCTGCTATGACACCGCGGTGTTGGCTTTTCACCGCCGGGATCAAATCCGTTGTGGAGATGTAGAGAAATGTGCCTGTGGCCAACGCCATTAGGATTTTTACGACACTCCCGTCTACGCTACCAAGTTCAAGCGTGACGACAGCACCGATCATCGTTGAAACAGCCAGCCCCGTGGATGTCAGCAATGCTCTGACCCGTGACGCCCCGGATGCCAATGTAATCGTAGCCATGCTAAATCCCTCGGGAATTTTGTGCATTGTAATGGCAATAAACATCAACACACCGGTGGACCGGCTCATTGTGAAAGCACCAGCTATGATAACGCCGTCCATAAACGTATGTAGTGCAAGACCTACAAAAGAGACGACAGCCGATTTCGTACTCAATGCCACGCCGTGGGAAGTGGATAAAGCACCGTGATCATGACTCTTTCCCGTCAATTGCCCAATGACCAGCAACAACAGATACCCAACAACGATATAAAGTGGCGCCGTATTCGGGAGTTCACTCATTGAATCCGGAAGTCGGTCTAAAACGGTAGCACCTAATAAAAATCCGGCACCAAGTCCCGTGACAATCATTGCTTCCTTAGAAGTCAGCCGTTTGATGACCGTTGCTGCCCCTCCAATGACGTCGGCGAACGCGGCGATTAGACATAGTATTAGAGCGAACCACATGAAAATCCCTCACACTCTGTTTCTACAAGACTTGTGCATGGAGATTGTATCAGTGTTGCCATAGGATGTAAATAAGAATAGTTACGATTTTGTGACCGTGGATGGTACAGTGTGGCAAATCGAGCAGAAGAGATTTTGCGTTTCCTAAAAGACAAGGGAGTTGGTTGAACTTGGTCTCAAGTCGGAAATAATAAAGACATGATGAAAAAGTTCCTTACGATACTCGTCAAATCCGTTATTCGGCACAACATTGGCTATCTCGCGGCAGTCGTGTCGTACTTCGCCTTTACATCCATGATTCCCGTTGTTTTGTTGTTGATCTATTTGGCGTCGATCATCTTGAGTGGTACGGAAGTGGAACATTTTTTTGATGAACTGCTTCAGTCATATGTCCCCGCGATGCCCAGTGGGACAACCACTGTCAACACGACCATTCACCATTTGTCCACCCTACGACCGGTCATTGGAATCATTGGATTTGTTGGGCTACTCTGGGGCTCAATTGGCGGGCTGGTATCTCTGCAACAGACACTCGATACAATCTGTGAAGTGCATCGCCGTCGTTCCTTCGTAAAGCAATATATTATTGGATTCGGCATGCTTGGATTGTTGCTTGCTCTCGTTGTCGTCTCAGCCGCCGTTACGGCTCTATCTCCGGCGGTTGTCGAACGGCTTGGGCAATCGCCATTGACATCATGGATCCTCATCACTCACGCCATCGCACGAGTGTTGTTCGCAATCATCATGTTTGCCGTTTGCTACTTTGCGTATCGATTTCTGCCATCCAAGGTTCCGTCAAACTTTGCTCTGGTCATTGGTTCCGCCGTAGCAACATGCTGTATCTACATCAGCCGGGAATTATTTGCCGTGTACACGCACCACTTGGGAAATTACCAGCTCATTTATGGTGCCCTAACCTATGTCATGCTGCTGACATTCTGGATTTACATCGCCAGTATCATTTTTCTCTTCGGGATGGAGGTATCACTGGCAATTCACGCAACGAAACAGAGTGGCATAAGGGCACAATAATTTCCACTTGAGGACAAGAAATGGGCTGCCCCAAAGCGTAAAACTTCGGGGCAGCCCTGAACCAATCGACTTTGGATCGTTCGACAAGAGCTAATCCTTTAGGAACCGCCTTTGTGTTTTCTTCCCGTCATGCGAAAAAATCACATCACGGGCTTCCACGACGGTCTCTAAGTGACAGGTCCGACCCCATACGCGATACAGGTGGGGCATTGTCCTATCAAGATGCTTTAAATCGAGCTCCACGCCTTCATACTCGTGCTTGATATACAACTCACCGTTCTTGTTATAATCCCCATCTTCTACATACAAGACCGGAATGCCGCCATTCACACGCGAAGCGACAATGCTGTCGCGTACTTTCTCCCAATCCGTCTCCACAACGCGCCAGTCATTCCCGACCTTCTGGTATAAATACAAATCCAAATCCTCAATCAGCGACTTGGTCAGGTAATTCCGCAAGAACGAAACGTCGTTCTCCATTTCCCGCACCTCGAACATTTTTTGGCGTCCTTGGCCTGGTTCACGGTGCAGCTTTTCTCGCTCTTCGTCTGTTGGATCGTTCCACCGCTTTTCGATGTCTTCCCAGATGGCGAGTCCAATGTGATACGGGTTGATTGACGTACGAGACGGCACGACCACACCCGAGTGCATCTTCGCGAACTCGACTGCTTCTTCATCGGTCAGGTTCATTTCCCGCATGATTCGAAGGTGCCAATACGTCGCCCAACCTTCGTTCATGATTTTTGTCTCAATCTGTGGCCAGAAGTACAACATTTCTTCGCGCAGAATGGACAGGACATCCCGCTCCCACTCTTCGAGAACGGGACTGTTTTCAATGATAAACAGCATGACATCCTTCTGGGCAGCCCGCGGTTTCACCATGGGCTTCTTCTTCGCCTGTCGGTCTTCTTGTGTCTCGCCGATGGACCAAAGGTCGTCGTAGGGGGATGTGGCGTGATCGACTGAACGAAAGATCGGATCATACTCACCGTGCCTCGAACGGTATTGCTGTTGCTTCACTTTGGCTCGGGCATTCCGCCCATCTGTCGATCCGTCGACGTGCTCGGACAACGCCAACCCCGCGTCGATGAGATCCTCAACGACTTGGCGACCATGCTTCAACTCATATTGCCGAATCCGCTCCGCACTCGCCGCCATGCGCTCAACCATGTCGCGTGACGTGTAGCGAAATGTCGCGTTATTTTTAAAGAAGTCACAGTGTGCCAGAACGTGCGCACAAACCGTCTTATTCTGGAGCAACGTATTGCCGTCAAGCAGGAAAGCGTAACAAGGATCCGAGTTGATGACCAATTCGTAGATGCGGCTCATGCCGAGATCGTACTCGAGCTTCATCCTGTGGAAGGCCTTTCCAAAGCTCCAGTGGTGGAACCTCGTCGGCATCCCGTAGGCGCCGAATGTATAAAGGACATCCGACGGGCACACTTCGTACCGCATCGGGTAAAAGTCCAAGCCGTATTTCTTCGCGATATCCGTCATTTCTTCAATGCTTTCCTCAAGTTGTAACATCTCTTCGTGATTCATGCGCTGCTCACCCCGTCACGTCGAGAAAAGAAGTGCTTTAATGCGCCATAAACTTCTGTTTTATCGCGAATGACAAACTTACGGAATGCAGGAATATCCAGCTTGCCTAAGGCATTCATCATCGTCGAGTTGCGGGAGTATTGATTGACTTCAGCGTAGCCGACCATTTGCGATTTGGTGCACAGCTCCGTGACGAGTCGCACACATTTCTCATTATCAGATGTGAGATTGTCTCCATCGGAAAAATGAATGGGGTAAATGTTGTATCGTTCCGTCGGATACTCGCGATTGATAAGCTGCAACGCGAACTCGTAAGCTGACGAACAAATGGTCCCCCCACTCTCTCCTTTGGTGAAGAAGTGCTCCTCGGATACCTCGTGTGCCTCCGTGTGGTGCGCAATGTACCGAATGTGAACATTGTCGTACTTCGTCCGCAGAAAGCGCGTCATCCAGAAGAAAAACGTGCGGGCGCAATACTTTTCAAACAGACCCATGGATATGGGTATAGCGTGATCAAGAAAAAACTACGGAAGACGGTAGCAAATCGAGATTTGTGTCACCTCGTAATCCACCACCTCAACGCGATCTATCAGACCCTGCAACCGACTGCGTCTGCCGTCCAAATCCGACACGTCCAACTGTCCCAAAACTTCAAGCCATGGTTTGAGTGGTGTCGTTTTGGGGGCTATCGCCTGAGCGGACTCGGACCGTTCGTCAAGGGCATGCAATGCTTGTTCCGTCGTGCGGATCGTGCTCAGCAAGTTAAGTTTCAAGTGGGCGAAACTGCTTTCTGGAACGTCCGGATCGCTCAAGAGACGCTGCAGTCCTAATCGTGCTTTTTCCAGGGTTCGTTCAAGTCGAGACCGTTCGTTCTTCCCATCCAGTATCTCGCTGGGCCGACGCTTGACCGTCACATCAGCGCCGTCCAAGGGGCGAAGGCGTTTCATGACGTATGACCAAACAGAGCACTCCAGCCACTCCGCATTCAGATTCGGTTGTGAGCAGGCTGTCCGCCCGAACCGAAAGGCCGTGCTGCATGTGTAATAACGGTAGACCCGATCTCGCCATCTGTGCTTCTGACAAACCATTCCCGCACCGCAGTATCCACAGACGAGAATGCCCGTGAGTGGGTGACGGGATTTGCGGGGATTTTTCTTTGCTCGGCGCGATCGAATATGCTGCGCCTCCTCGAAGACATCACGTGAGATAAGCGGTTGGTGTACGTCTCGCACGATGATCCAGTCCTCTTCGGGCAGCGCATTGCGCCCTTGCGACTTTGCATAACCTTTATCATCGTAAGTCCGCTTCAGCGTATTTCGTGTTTTACCATACACCAAATCGCCGACGTACGCGGGATTTTGCAGGACCTGCGCGACCGTTCCACGCGACCAGCGACGCCCATTTTTCGTCAATCGTCCGTACTGGTTGAGGTATTCGGCAATTTTGAGCGTCCCCAACCCTTCGTCCACGAATAAATGAAAGATAAGGCGAGGTGTGTCGCAATGGAGTGGATCGATCTCCAATCGCCTCGCGTCGGTGTTCAACTGATACCCAATTGGCGCTTCGCCCACCCACAGACCACGTCGCGCGAGCATTTTCTTGCCACTTGAGACGCGCGACGAGATTCGTTTGCTCTCCATCTCCGACATCACGGAATGGATGCCGAGTAAATCGAGTGTCTCCGGTCGATCACTATCGAGATTGTCATTGATAGCAATCATACGGACGCCCGCCTGCGTAAACCGACTTACGATTTCTATGTGTTCCGCCTGATCGCGGCTGATACGACTGATTTCCTTAAACACGATCACGTCGTATTTCCCAGCCGTCGCATCACTCAATGCCAACTGAATGGCCGGGCGTTGAACAAACCGAGTGTAATACCCACTCTGATCAAAGTCGGTATAGATACATTCCCGGCACAGGGAGTAACCCTCCCCAAGCCTGTGCACATACTCAAGGGCATACTCCACCTGGTTCTCCAAACTCTCCCCCTGCATATCGGTGCTAACACGGGCATAGACGGCACACCGTTTCATGCCCCC
This is a stretch of genomic DNA from Alicyclobacillus dauci. It encodes these proteins:
- a CDS encoding ZIP family metal transporter yields the protein MWFALILCLIAAFADVIGGAATVIKRLTSKEAMIVTGLGAGFLLGATVLDRLPDSMSELPNTAPLYIVVGYLLLLVIGQLTGKSHDHGALSTSHGVALSTKSAVVSFVGLALHTFMDGVIIAGAFTMSRSTGVLMFIAITMHKIPEGFSMATITLASGASRVRALLTSTGLAVSTMIGAVVTLELGSVDGSVVKILMALATGTFLYISTTDLIPAVKSQHRGVIAATVFGVAVFYVSLLLIKHVGLS
- a CDS encoding YihY/virulence factor BrkB family protein — protein: MKKFLTILVKSVIRHNIGYLAAVVSYFAFTSMIPVVLLLIYLASIILSGTEVEHFFDELLQSYVPAMPSGTTTVNTTIHHLSTLRPVIGIIGFVGLLWGSIGGLVSLQQTLDTICEVHRRRSFVKQYIIGFGMLGLLLALVVVSAAVTALSPAVVERLGQSPLTSWILITHAIARVLFAIIMFAVCYFAYRFLPSKVPSNFALVIGSAVATCCIYISRELFAVYTHHLGNYQLIYGALTYVMLLTFWIYIASIIFLFGMEVSLAIHATKQSGIRAQ
- a CDS encoding SpoVR family protein; its protein translation is MNHEEMLQLEESIEEMTDIAKKYGLDFYPMRYEVCPSDVLYTFGAYGMPTRFHHWSFGKAFHRMKLEYDLGMSRIYELVINSDPCYAFLLDGNTLLQNKTVCAHVLAHCDFFKNNATFRYTSRDMVERMAASAERIRQYELKHGRQVVEDLIDAGLALSEHVDGSTDGRNARAKVKQQQYRSRHGEYDPIFRSVDHATSPYDDLWSIGETQEDRQAKKKPMVKPRAAQKDVMLFIIENSPVLEEWERDVLSILREEMLYFWPQIETKIMNEGWATYWHLRIMREMNLTDEEAVEFAKMHSGVVVPSRTSINPYHIGLAIWEDIEKRWNDPTDEEREKLHREPGQGRQKMFEVREMENDVSFLRNYLTKSLIEDLDLYLYQKVGNDWRVVETDWEKVRDSIVASRVNGGIPVLYVEDGDYNKNGELYIKHEYEGVELDLKHLDRTMPHLYRVWGRTCHLETVVEARDVIFSHDGKKTQRRFLKD
- a CDS encoding recombinase family protein, yielding MKRCAVYARVSTDMQGESLENQVEYALEYVHRLGEGYSLCRECIYTDFDQSGYYTRFVQRPAIQLALSDATAGKYDVIVFKEISRISRDQAEHIEIVSRFTQAGVRMIAINDNLDSDRPETLDLLGIHSVMSEMESKRISSRVSSGKKMLARRGLWVGEAPIGYQLNTDARRLEIDPLHCDTPRLIFHLFVDEGLGTLKIAEYLNQYGRLTKNGRRWSRGTVAQVLQNPAYVGDLVYGKTRNTLKRTYDDKGYAKSQGRNALPEEDWIIVRDVHQPLISRDVFEEAQHIRSRRAKKNPRKSRHPLTGILVCGYCGAGMVCQKHRWRDRVYRYYTCSTAFRFGRTACSQPNLNAEWLECSVWSYVMKRLRPLDGADVTVKRRPSEILDGKNERSRLERTLEKARLGLQRLLSDPDVPESSFAHLKLNLLSTIRTTEQALHALDERSESAQAIAPKTTPLKPWLEVLGQLDVSDLDGRRSRLQGLIDRVEVVDYEVTQISICYRLP